The following are encoded in a window of Spirochaetaceae bacterium genomic DNA:
- a CDS encoding aminotransferase class I/II-fold pyridoxal phosphate-dependent enzyme translates to MNSDAQKNGGPRPATSAIHAGEPAAGPGQPVVAPVVRSSTFYTPRPGEGGVSRYSRYGNNPNQESVAAKIAALEGTEAAFVLASGMAATAMTLLSAVEQGDHIVASRHLYGDTSVLLTDELPRRGIATTFVEPSDPAAWSAALRPRTRVVLIELPTNPTLKVFDIEPARRAADEAGAILAADVTFATPVNLRSSEHGVDAVIHSATKYLGGHSDLIAGAVAGSRELIAGVTRMMKLYGASIDPETAWLLERGIRTLPVRMERHNRSAQAMAEWFTGVPGVRQVVYPGLASHPDHACAARLLDGYGGMLAIVLDGGGPAADRFCAALKLAAVAPSLGGVETLVSQPRRTSHVGLSSAERAALGIDDGMIRISVGLEDLADLKTEFAAAAAAARAAG, encoded by the coding sequence GTGAATTCCGATGCACAGAAGAACGGCGGGCCGCGTCCGGCGACCAGCGCCATCCACGCGGGCGAGCCGGCGGCCGGGCCGGGGCAGCCGGTGGTGGCTCCGGTGGTGCGCAGCTCCACCTTCTACACGCCGCGGCCCGGCGAGGGTGGCGTGTCGCGCTACAGCCGTTACGGCAACAATCCCAACCAGGAGTCGGTGGCTGCCAAGATCGCCGCCCTGGAGGGCACCGAGGCGGCGTTTGTGCTGGCCAGCGGCATGGCGGCGACCGCGATGACCCTGCTGTCGGCGGTCGAGCAGGGCGACCACATCGTCGCCAGCCGCCACCTGTACGGCGATACCAGCGTCCTGCTGACCGACGAACTGCCGCGGCGCGGCATCGCCACCACCTTCGTGGAGCCGTCCGACCCGGCGGCCTGGAGCGCCGCACTGCGGCCGCGCACCAGGGTGGTGCTGATCGAGCTGCCTACCAACCCCACCCTCAAGGTGTTCGACATCGAGCCGGCGCGGCGCGCGGCGGACGAGGCCGGCGCCATACTGGCCGCCGACGTGACCTTCGCGACGCCGGTCAACCTGCGTAGCTCCGAGCACGGCGTGGACGCGGTGATCCACTCGGCCACCAAGTACCTGGGCGGCCACTCCGACCTGATCGCCGGCGCGGTGGCCGGCAGCCGCGAGCTGATCGCCGGGGTGACCCGGATGATGAAGCTGTACGGCGCCTCGATCGACCCGGAGACCGCCTGGCTGCTGGAACGCGGCATCCGTACCCTGCCGGTGCGCATGGAGCGCCACAACCGCTCCGCGCAGGCGATGGCCGAGTGGTTCACCGGCGTACCGGGCGTCCGGCAGGTGGTCTACCCCGGCCTCGCGAGCCATCCCGACCACGCCTGCGCCGCCCGCCTCCTGGACGGCTACGGCGGCATGCTGGCGATTGTCCTGGACGGCGGCGGCCCGGCGGCCGACCGCTTCTGCGCCGCCCTGAAGCTGGCCGCGGTGGCCCCCTCGCTCGGCGGCGTGGAGACCCTGGTCTCACAGCCGCGCCGCACCTCGCACGTCGGCCTGAGCTCCGCCGAGCGCGCCGCCCTCGGCATCGACGACGGCATGATCCGCATCTCGGTCGGCCTCGAGGACCTGGCCGACCTCAAAACCGAATTCGCCGCCGCGGCAGCCGCCGCCCGCGCCGCCGGTTGA
- a CDS encoding xanthine dehydrogenase family protein molybdopterin-binding subunit, which produces MSTATTPAAGSVIGRPHPLIDGKVRVTGALRYTADLPHTGVLHARFVTSPYPHARIDGVDATSAEAMPGVVRVLTAADLPELAPTSRARLLLARERVLFVGQPVALVVAESEAAAEDAAPAVDVSYTPLPAANELEAAIADDAPLVWPEGMPGEDDEAAAHGLDVAGEQAGPQRSNLANPVSMRRGDPEAAFASAHAVVERSYRTSIVHQSYLEPHAVQVDPGSGMDGVTVWSCTQAQFAVRKEVADVLGLPESDVHVKPMPVGGGFGGKFMLYQPLVALAARAVGAPLRLVLTRQEELLAATPAPASRATLKLAADADGKLTAIAADYKFDSGCFPNSPHSAAAMTTGSLYQCPNFALSGAAVLTHKPSTGAYRAPGNPQLAFALESTLDELARELGIDPIELRLRNASRPGEPMANDQPWPNIGMHQVLKRARQHPIWRDRAAARKAGRGVGVAIGGWQGGIEGATAACTMHRDGTLHVHVGSVDLTGTTTSFAMIAADVFGIDPDRVRVVSADTEPGYYSGASGGSKILYTVGPAVAAAARDAREQALRIAANEFEADEADLEIVDGAVRVKGVPAPALPLAEIAAKTMQFGSRYAPVKGNGRTAPVGRSPAFCAQLAEVEVDDETGAVEVHRLAVVQDVGKAINPLTAGGQLMGGAMQGLGWALYEAIEYDDGGQLLTGSLMDYAIPNITQSARHLEAVMVEVPSDHGPYGARGVGEPPVIATAAAVANAIRHACGARVTTLPMTAARVVDAIDAAAG; this is translated from the coding sequence ATGTCAACCGCTACCACTCCGGCGGCCGGGTCCGTGATCGGCCGGCCGCATCCGCTTATCGACGGGAAAGTCCGGGTCACCGGCGCGTTGCGCTACACCGCCGACCTGCCGCACACCGGCGTTCTGCACGCCCGGTTTGTCACCAGCCCGTATCCGCACGCCCGCATCGACGGCGTCGACGCCACCAGCGCGGAAGCGATGCCCGGCGTGGTACGCGTACTTACCGCCGCCGACCTGCCCGAGCTGGCGCCCACCAGCCGCGCCCGCCTGCTGCTGGCGCGCGAGCGGGTGCTGTTCGTGGGCCAGCCGGTGGCGCTGGTGGTCGCCGAATCGGAGGCGGCCGCCGAGGACGCGGCGCCGGCCGTGGATGTCTCCTACACCCCGCTGCCCGCGGCCAACGAACTGGAGGCGGCAATTGCCGACGATGCGCCGCTGGTGTGGCCGGAGGGTATGCCGGGCGAGGACGATGAAGCCGCGGCTCACGGCCTCGACGTGGCCGGCGAGCAGGCGGGTCCGCAGCGCAGCAACCTGGCCAACCCGGTGAGCATGCGGCGCGGCGATCCGGAGGCGGCGTTCGCATCCGCGCATGCGGTGGTCGAGCGCAGCTACCGTACCTCCATCGTGCACCAGAGCTACCTGGAGCCGCACGCCGTTCAGGTGGACCCCGGCTCCGGGATGGACGGCGTCACGGTGTGGAGTTGCACACAGGCGCAGTTCGCGGTGCGCAAGGAGGTGGCGGACGTGCTCGGCCTCCCCGAGTCGGACGTGCACGTAAAGCCGATGCCGGTGGGCGGCGGCTTCGGCGGCAAGTTCATGCTGTACCAGCCGCTGGTTGCCCTGGCCGCGCGCGCGGTGGGCGCCCCGCTACGGCTGGTGCTGACCAGGCAGGAGGAATTGCTGGCGGCGACACCCGCGCCCGCCTCGCGCGCGACGCTCAAGCTGGCGGCCGACGCGGACGGCAAGCTCACCGCCATCGCCGCCGACTACAAGTTCGACAGCGGCTGCTTCCCCAACTCGCCGCACTCGGCCGCGGCCATGACCACCGGCAGCCTGTATCAGTGCCCGAACTTCGCCCTCTCCGGCGCCGCCGTGCTCACCCACAAGCCCTCCACCGGCGCCTACCGGGCGCCGGGCAACCCGCAACTCGCGTTCGCGCTCGAAAGCACGCTCGACGAGCTGGCGCGCGAACTTGGCATCGACCCGATCGAGCTGCGGCTGCGCAACGCCTCCCGGCCCGGCGAGCCGATGGCCAACGATCAGCCATGGCCCAACATCGGCATGCACCAAGTACTGAAACGGGCCCGGCAGCATCCGATCTGGCGCGACCGCGCGGCGGCGCGCAAGGCCGGCCGCGGCGTGGGCGTGGCGATCGGGGGCTGGCAGGGCGGCATCGAGGGTGCCACCGCCGCCTGCACCATGCACCGCGACGGCACGCTGCACGTGCACGTCGGATCGGTAGACCTCACCGGCACCACCACCAGCTTCGCGATGATCGCCGCCGACGTATTCGGCATCGACCCGGACCGGGTGCGGGTGGTCAGCGCCGACACCGAGCCGGGCTACTACTCGGGCGCCAGCGGCGGCAGCAAGATCCTCTACACGGTCGGCCCGGCAGTGGCGGCCGCGGCACGCGACGCGCGCGAGCAGGCGTTGCGCATCGCGGCCAACGAGTTCGAGGCCGACGAGGCGGACCTGGAGATCGTCGACGGCGCGGTACGCGTGAAGGGCGTGCCGGCGCCCGCGCTGCCGCTGGCGGAGATCGCCGCCAAGACCATGCAATTCGGCAGCCGGTACGCACCGGTGAAGGGCAACGGCCGCACCGCCCCGGTGGGGCGCTCGCCGGCGTTCTGCGCGCAACTCGCCGAGGTGGAGGTCGACGACGAGACCGGCGCCGTGGAAGTGCACCGCCTCGCGGTGGTGCAGGACGTGGGCAAGGCAATCAACCCGCTCACCGCCGGCGGCCAGCTCATGGGCGGAGCCATGCAGGGGCTCGGTTGGGCACTGTACGAAGCGATCGAGTATGACGACGGCGGACAGCTCCTTACCGGCTCGCTGATGGATTACGCGATACCGAACATCACCCAGTCGGCCCGCCACCTGGAAGCGGTGATGGTGGAGGTGCCGTCGGATCATGGGCCGTACGGCGCCCGCGGCGTCGGTGAACCGCCGGTCATCGCCACCGCCGCGGCGGTGGCCAACGCCATCCGCCATGCCTGCGGCGCGCGAGTGACCACGCTGCCGATGACCGCGGCGCGGGTGGTGGACGCGATCGACGCCGCGGCCGGATAG
- a CDS encoding dihydrodipicolinate synthase family protein has protein sequence MTPLRPPWSGVYPAVMTQFRDDLSVDPEATAAHLERLLAAGCHGLIMLGTLGENTSLSPDEKVLVLETAVAAADGRVPVLSGISEYTTAQAVAHAKAAQAAGCAGLMVLPAMVYKSDPRETLAHFRTVAAATDLPIMIYNNPPAYGVDVTPEMFVELAAEPTVAAIKESSEDPRRLVDIANLTGDRYLLFCGVDDVVLESVLLGAIGWVAGLVNAFPEEGVALFELAAAGRWEEARSIGSWFMPLLHLDTKPKLVQYIKLTMQLTGLGSERVRPPRLPLIGDERAMVERLVHDAIATRPSVPASRPDAMR, from the coding sequence GTGACTCCGCTGCGCCCCCCCTGGAGCGGCGTCTATCCCGCCGTGATGACCCAGTTCCGGGATGACCTGAGCGTCGACCCCGAGGCCACCGCGGCACACCTGGAGCGGCTGCTGGCGGCGGGTTGCCACGGCCTGATCATGCTCGGCACGCTCGGCGAGAACACTTCGCTGAGTCCGGACGAAAAGGTGCTGGTGCTGGAGACGGCGGTGGCCGCCGCGGACGGCCGCGTTCCGGTGCTGTCCGGCATCTCCGAGTACACCACCGCGCAGGCGGTTGCCCACGCGAAGGCGGCGCAGGCCGCCGGCTGCGCCGGCCTGATGGTGCTGCCGGCCATGGTCTACAAGAGCGATCCGCGCGAGACCCTGGCCCATTTCCGCACGGTGGCGGCCGCCACCGATCTGCCGATCATGATCTACAACAACCCGCCCGCGTACGGGGTCGACGTGACCCCGGAGATGTTCGTCGAGCTGGCGGCGGAGCCCACGGTCGCGGCGATCAAGGAATCCTCCGAGGACCCGCGCCGGCTGGTCGACATCGCCAACCTGACCGGCGACCGCTACCTGCTGTTCTGCGGCGTCGACGACGTGGTGCTGGAATCGGTGCTGCTCGGCGCCATCGGCTGGGTCGCCGGCTTGGTCAACGCCTTCCCTGAAGAGGGTGTCGCCTTGTTCGAGCTGGCAGCCGCGGGACGCTGGGAGGAAGCGCGCAGCATCGGCTCGTGGTTCATGCCCCTGCTGCACCTCGACACCAAGCCCAAGCTGGTGCAGTACATCAAGCTCACCATGCAACTCACGGGCCTCGGCAGCGAACGCGTCCGCCCCCCGCGCCTGCCCCTGATCGGCGACGAACGCGCCATGGTGGAGCGCTTGGTCCACGACGCCATCGCCACCCGCCCTTCCGTGCCTGCCTCACGTCCGGATGCCATGCGGTGA
- a CDS encoding AAA family ATPase: MAKFTNPFRPGAGHPPPYLAGRQAERAEFQRLLGQTTILENMVLTGLRGVGKTVLLDRFRPLAIEHGWIWVGTDLSESTSVSEDNMAIRLCTDLSPITSGVVMATEEVRNVGFEAGTREVQHTLGYEALMGLYHRTPGLALDKIKRVLEVAWSVLSAVSEIKGLIFAYDEAQNLSDQSAKEQYPLSLLLDCFQSLQRKGLPLMLVLTGLPTLFPKLVEARTFSERMFRVLFLQSLDKTESEEAIRRPIADSECPLRLDDDAVATIVGMSGGYPYFIQFICREVYDAFIQRLDRGEQASVPVVEIEQKLDTDFFAGRWARATDRQRELLSAIAQLDNCDEEFTVQEVVEASKRVLDKPFSSSHVNQMLVTLAAQGLVYKNRHGRYSFAVPLLGRFIRRQAQAA, encoded by the coding sequence ATGGCCAAGTTCACCAACCCGTTTCGCCCTGGCGCGGGTCATCCGCCCCCGTACCTGGCGGGGCGCCAAGCGGAGCGCGCGGAGTTCCAACGCCTGCTCGGGCAGACCACCATCCTGGAAAACATGGTTCTGACAGGACTTCGTGGCGTAGGCAAGACGGTCCTCCTCGACCGGTTCAGGCCGCTGGCAATCGAGCACGGATGGATATGGGTGGGCACCGACCTCTCGGAGTCCACCAGCGTCAGCGAGGACAACATGGCCATCCGGCTGTGCACGGACCTGTCGCCCATCACGTCCGGCGTAGTGATGGCAACCGAAGAGGTGCGCAACGTGGGATTCGAAGCCGGTACCCGGGAAGTACAGCACACTCTCGGCTACGAAGCCCTCATGGGCTTGTACCACCGCACCCCGGGCCTGGCGCTGGACAAGATCAAGAGGGTTCTGGAGGTTGCCTGGAGTGTCTTGTCGGCAGTGTCCGAGATAAAGGGCCTCATCTTCGCCTATGACGAGGCGCAGAACCTGTCGGACCAGTCCGCCAAGGAGCAGTACCCGCTGTCGCTGCTCCTCGACTGCTTTCAGTCTCTGCAGAGAAAGGGTCTCCCACTGATGCTGGTTCTCACCGGCCTTCCGACGCTGTTCCCGAAGCTGGTCGAGGCCAGAACCTTCTCCGAGCGAATGTTTCGAGTCCTGTTCCTGCAGAGCCTGGACAAGACTGAGAGTGAAGAAGCAATTCGCCGGCCTATAGCGGATTCCGAGTGCCCGTTACGGCTCGACGATGACGCAGTCGCCACGATCGTTGGCATGTCCGGTGGCTACCCCTACTTCATCCAGTTCATCTGCCGTGAGGTGTATGACGCCTTCATTCAGCGGCTCGACAGGGGAGAGCAAGCCTCGGTACCCGTCGTGGAGATCGAACAGAAGCTCGACACCGACTTCTTCGCCGGACGCTGGGCGCGCGCTACCGACCGGCAACGGGAGCTGCTCTCGGCAATCGCACAACTCGACAACTGCGACGAGGAATTCACCGTCCAGGAAGTGGTCGAGGCCTCCAAGCGCGTCCTGGACAAACCGTTCAGCAGCAGCCACGTCAATCAGATGCTCGTCACGCTGGCAGCCCAGGGCTTGGTATACAAGAACCGCCACGGCCGATACTCATTCGCAGTACCGTTGCTGGGCCGCTTCATCAGGAGACAGGCGCAAGCAGCGTGA